The genomic interval GGCTCACCTCCCACGGCTGTCCTTGTAGAAGTCCAGCGAAAACCCAAAGTGGCTGCCATTGGGGCCTGTGTAGAAGGTGAGCTGCACTGGGTCCAGGTTCAAGGCCCAGGCTAGAGGGACAGCATCGGGTCCCAAGAGCAGCTGCACCCActccagaagccagagggcaTGAAGTGGACACACAGCTCTGGCCATCTTccttctcccaccacctcctAGGCAGGAATGGGCtagcttcttcctcttcctttctgtctctaccaCCGGAAAGCTTTTCTTATCAAACTGGAACTCACTTGCTGAGCAGTGGGCAGAGGAAAGGGCTATAAGCCCTGGATACATATGGTTTCTTGGATTGCCAGAAAGGGGGTGAAGCCACCCTGGGGGTGGGTGCTAATGGCTGAAAGCCATGACTCCTCCCTTTTCCTGAGAGTAGTTTATCACCAAGTCCTGTTGGTTCTGCCTCTCAACTATGTCTCTTGAGTCTTCACATCTGCACTACCACCATTCTAGTCCGAGCTACCATTCCTATCTGCTTGGGGTAATCATGAACTAACTGATCCATACGCCTCCATTCTAACTGTTTTAcagcccttcctcccccatcccccacaacTGTCTACATTGTAATCGCCCAGTGCGACTTGGTcagaggtggaggaaggaggaaggaagctgcTGTCTCCTGATAAGAACTGAGGTTTTTATACCCTTTTGGATAAGGCACTTATCCACTTCCTGCTTCCAGGGCTTTGGTCAGCCATATTGGTGTAGCAAGCTTCTTCACTCTCCCTCCATCTCAGGCCACATCTTAATGTGGCCACAGCAGTGCAGCTGGTGCTGGCGAAATGTGTGGCCAATGGATCTTGGCCAAAGGGGAAAGGAGATGGGGAAAGAGTGGAGTCCAGGATATTCTGGCTCACAGGCTCTGGGACTATATGCCAGCTATTCATTTGAAGGCAGACCCTCCCTCTTTCTTGGGTGACAGAGCTCTTGTCCAATCAAGACTTGATTCTAGTGGGCTCCCTGCCTAGGGGACGCCTCCCTCAACTCCTCAGGCTGGCACCCTGGAGTTGGCACACATGGGAACAGCACTGATCACACTGTTTAGTCATGGTCCATTCACTGGATTGTGTCCATGACTCCCTTGAGAACAAGGTTCCTTTTTGCAGCCCCAGGGCCTAGCCAAGAGCCTAACGTGTAGTATGTGTCGTTGACAGACAGACTGAATGGAAGCATGCACTGAGGAGGAAAGATGCAAACATGGAGTCACACAGTGGAGAGAAGGAATATTTTGAGCAGAAAGGCAAGGCAATTTTCTCTGGATGACAGGAAGAGTAGTGCCAAGTCTTATTGGCACTGTAGGTCTTCCCCAAAAAAGCAGGCTCTCAGGAAGGAAATTCAAAAGATCTGCTAGGGGTAAAGGAAGACTGCCACATCCTCCTTTTGCTCTATATTTTCTAATCAAACTTAACCACCATCTATCTTATCCTGCCCAACTATCCCGTGCCATCCTTCCAGCTCCCTTCCCCTTGTAATTCACCACCTTGGCCCACAGCTCAAAGTCCTCTCCCTTACTAGATTAGAAGCtccttgaacttaaaaaaattttttttaacgtttatttatttttgagacagagagagacagagcatgaacaggggagggtcagagagagagggagacacagaatccgaaaaaggctccaggctctgagctgtcagcacagagcccaacgcagggctcgaacccacgaaccatgagatcatgaccagagctgaagtcggacacttaacccactgagccacccaggcgccctgaggaacCTCCTTGAACTTTAGTCTGGATCTTCTTCACTGCTGAATCCCCAGTGCTAAGCTCACGATAGGCATACGTTTGCTAGAATGAATACTTAACCCTGTCCTATACTTACCTTCTACCCTCTTCTGGTCTTCAACCAAATGGTATTACATTACTGCGGTATACTGACTGCATAGCTCAATATTGTCACATCCCACTGAAGTCTTTAATGGGTATTTATTCTGCTCAAGGCACTGAGTGATGAGGGATACAAAGGTAACTGTCAGGGATCGTTAAAGAACTTAGCCCAGAATTaggacacaaacacacataaCTGCAGCAGAGGGACAGTAAAGAATGCCTTGAAAGGGTAGACTAACATTATGCCTAACTGAAGTCGTTTATATCTTTGCTgctcataacaaccctatgaaataAGTACTGTTacgcacatttaaaaaaaaaattttttttaacatttatttatttttgagacagagagagagcatgaacagggaagggtcagagaaagagggagacacagaatctgaaacaggctccaggctctgagctgtcagcacagagcccgatgcggggctcgaacccatggaccgcgagatcatgacctgagcccaagtcggatgcttaactgactgagccacccaggcgcccctgttatgcacattttatagatgcaaaAACCGTGGTAGAGTTTTAGGTAAATTGCCCAAATTTATATGGCCAAAGGGTGGCAAAACAAGGATTCAAACATGTTTGGCTTGAATCCATCagtcttaaaatctttttttttttaacacttaattcacttttgagagagacagagcacgagtgggggagggacagagaaagagggagacagaatctgaagcagctccaggctctgagctgtcagcacagagcctgatgcagggctcgaacccactaacagtgagatcatgacctgagccgaggtcggacacctaactgactgggtcacccaggtgccccccctgccccgccttTTTTTATTGCGTGTTCTTAACCAGTACACCGTGGTGCCTTTTGTCTGAGAATGAGGGTTTTTTAGGCACAGGAAATACCATGAGAAAAGAGAGCTGCAGACCATAGAGGTCAATTATAGGGAAAGGCAAGTAGTCGACTCAACGTACGGTGTTCAAAGGGGAGGACTGGGGCACGAGAATGAAATGGAAGGCTAGGATCAAATCACTGAAGGTCCTTGAATGCCTcaaggaatttgaatttttaatctgtaggagatggagaaccaaagatttttaaagtcaGGGAATAAGAGATACATTGACCAATTGTGCTCCCTTTTGGATGATTACACTGGCTGTGGATAGAAGGAACTGAGAAACAAGGGACTTAGCGGGAAGGTCAGATAGATGGGTGGCCACTGCAATCCTTTTGGTTAAAGGTGGTGAGGTCTGAACCAGGATACTGATGATAGgaacaaaagagagaacagaggttACACAATCAGTAACACTGGGGTAGGGAGGTGTCAAAAGTAATTTACAGCTTTGGTGCATGGCTGTCTGTCAGGACAGTAGTACCATCAGCTACAACTAGAAATAGGTGAAGGATCAGATTTGGGAACAAAAGAGTTTGGTATTCAAGAATTGTTTCTCACGGGTGTTCCTTTGGGGCCAGAGCTGGGTTGATCTCCCTTCTGAGATAATAGGCAGAGTGCTGACACACTGCTCCCACTTTCCCATCCCACCAACCCCGAGTCCTAGAATTCCTCAATGAATCCAGAGTTCTGTTAAGGCTTCAGTCAACAATGACTGAACttctatgtgcctggcactgaggTAGGTGACGTGGAGGATATATAGAGAAAAATCCTTCATTATCTTTGATGCTTCCTTGTTTAATCCTTGCATAATCCTCAGtattttttgttcctatttttcaACATATAGTAAAAATGTTTACTATGCGTTCAACTCTATGTAAAACATTCtaagggacttaaaaaaaaaaaaaggaggtataGAAATCAGTCTGTGTCCTCTCCAAGCTTAGCATTTTACTGGGAAGCAGTACATAAAATGAACCCAACACAGATTCTGAAAAGCCAGTAAGCTTGCATAGGACTCTGAGCCCAGCCAGAAATATGCTACAATAATTCAGACATGAGCTgataagggggtggggggaggtgaagGTATTTCTGACAAATAAGAATGGGAAGGTCAACAAGGCCTGATTTAGTCATCAGGGGGTAGAAAGGGGAGTACTTCCAGGTTGCAAGTATAGGTGGCTGAGGCAGGTGGTTGAAAGAACCCTTACTGGAATCGGCTGCACATGCCCTCACACAGCACTCTCTACAGGCCAGTAGGCACACCTTGCCTGCTCAGAAAgtcactttttttaattaaaatttttaaaattgattttgaaagagcacaagcatgaggatgagtaggggggaggggcagagagagagagagggagagaatcccaagcaggttctgtgccctCAGCGCAaacaagcccaatgtggggctcgaactctaaccaggatcatgacctgagccgaaatcaagagttgtccagacactcaactgactgagccacccaggcgtccttcaCTTTCACTTTGTAACATTCCTTCTTTCTGGGCAGGGATTTTGCTCAGTTAGGAAGGTAGGAAGATCTGAGCATCCAACCCAAGGTTCAAATTGAATAGCTTCTCTTTTGTCTAGGGAGAACACAGCTGCATGAGAGATTAGGAAAGAAACAGACTTTGTACTCCTCCTTCCTGAAagtctgaggaagagagagggatcTCAATTTATCATTACAAATCTATGGTTAGCTTTTGAAACTAaacttcctctgccttttgtcatttttttgatACAGAAGAGTAGAGAGAGGTTTTTATCTGCTGTAACAATTAGGGCACACTTCCTTTTACTACGCAGCTCTGAagcattgttattattatgaGGTTAAGAAGAATAACTCAAGACTGGTTCGGGTATACAAAACTCCATCAGGAAGGCAAAATCCAGGCAGATGACTTGTAATCCCACTGCCCCTGAAGTGCATTCCAAATCCTGAAAATTGAAGCCAGAAATTCCAATGCCGTTTAGTGAGCACCTACATGCCACACATTCTACTACACAGAGATTGTATTTCAACTGAGCGAAAAAGTAGACATAGAAGAAAATTCTCATGGGAAAGTGTGGCAACGAGGTGCATATTCCAAGACATCCACCTaagactaaaagaaaattaaccaCTATTATTTCCTCCCACAGCACAATCTGCTGCTACGTGGGCAGCCTGTCTTGAGAAGCTCAATTCCAAACATCATAAGCAACTCGTTCACAAGACTCTATTCCTTGATCACTTCAAACAAGGTATTATTTGTAACCCACAACTCCATCCCTTCCCAACTTGAGTGGATGGGACAACAATCACGACAGACTCTGCTAAGTTTCCACAAATCATTGGTTTATTAGAAAGTTCCTTTCCCTAATTTTACAGCATATATATCTCTATCATATGTGATAAAGTTAAATACAATCTGTAATGTTTGTAAGTAAGGataggttattttgttttttaagttttaaaatcactATTCTGAAAGTTAAAGAAAACTGCCCCCAGGAAGGTAGAGAGGCAGCCAGAGTATGGCTCAATCTACAAGCTAATGGGAAGCAGCACAAAAAtgttaatactgtattatttaaatatttacatgggctgaaagcaaagaaaaatgagtcCCTTCACTTCAAACAGATGATTTCATTTTTCCAGTGCTAGTTATCCAAAGTGATGCTTCTGAATCAGAGGAGGAGCACTGAACAGGTAGGAGGCTCAGGCAGGAGCCTTGTTTGCCCAGCACTTGCTTCTCATAAActcaaaacctttttcttttgggAATCTGAGAAGAAAGGCAGAACCCAGAGCCTTGGCCCAAGTGAGTAGGGTTTGATTTTTCCTGTCCGGTAACCACCCAACCAATTCCAGCCACAGGAATGGGTAGGGAAATGCCAAATAGAGAACTGCTACCTACACCAAAGATGAGACCTGCAATATAAACACCTTTGGGCCAGTACGTGAATTAGGTCTGAGAGCCCTGGTGAAaggcaagaggaagaagaggaatgaAGGTGGTACTTCCTCCGGTAGGTGTCatgggagaaaagggaaaaaaaaaaaaaaatcttcactgcTTAAACTAAGCTGGGCAGAAGGCATGGAAACTAGGAAGCAAAATAATCTGCAGTATCTATAAATATGCTCACCTCCCAACAAGGGGGGAAGAAACTGTCCCAACTCATCATCCTCAAGTCTACTTCTACTTCTGTTTCTAGCCAACCCAGAAggcacattaaaaacaaaagaaaacaaacaacaacaacaaaaacaacaacaaaaactgtcaGAGGGGGGCTAAGTACTAGGAAGGCAAATGGACTGCCCGGAACAAGGTCCCCAGAAAACCCAGGAAATCCCCCAGACAATCACTCTGAATCTCCCTGCTTCCAGAGAACAAAGCTCTCaaatttctctcctcctctgtgggCTCACCTCTCTGTATAAAACTGCAAAGCACATGAGGGAGATGTCATAACTGAGGACCCCTCTGACACCCCCAGCTGACTGCTGCCCAttagttgaaaaacaaaaacaaaaacaaaaaacaaccaaatccCAGTGCTGGGGGCACCACTTACTGCAAATTAACTAAACGTTCTGTCCCAgcaaaaaatgttaaacaattgttctttttttgttttaacatttttatagttcATAACTTCAAAAAATACATGAGCTTGATAAAATATACATGCTTAGTCATTTTTGCATCTAGCAGAAaacagatactttattttttgttttcattttataacctTTAAAGTTTCTTAGTTCAACTAGGGCAAACATATTTACACAAAGCCACCAGAACAAGGATCACTTAAAGAGCTGGatgtaaaaaatattattgcAGTATACTACAaatatggaactttttttttttaatatgagctACAAAAAGCAGCATTTACGTTTATAGAGTTCAGTgcaattttttacattaaaaaaaatcctataaattAAGAAGGAAACATCAACATGACAGAAGAAAATACACCCTTCAGACACATGAGCTCCTCTCTGGGGAAGCACATGGGCGACTCTATGTTCCGCATAGCTTCTATTCATGATAGGATCTTCTTTTCTGGGATATGCAGATACCTCTTCTGGGATGAGGGATATGAGGACAACAGTGCCAAATGTGTGGCTTTCTGTTTGTGTGGGAAGTGGACTGATTGAATAACAGCCTGAGTAGCATCTGGTTCCAGGTCAGACTCCCTTTCCACCTCACCCGGGATAGCATAAGGTCACCAAGGGATGGTCAAAGACACTGAGAGGGCAGGACCAGATGGACAAACCTCCGGCCAgagaggaaaaatgttttaaaatttacagaagGGAAGAGTGGAGGATAAAAAgtagagggaagagaggaatatCCAAACTTGACAGTTTGGAGATGTTGCCGCAGAGGGGTGGGTAGCACTTACTGGTGTTCCCTAGCTTAGAAacacaggagagggagggacaaacagaaagggggggaaggggaaaaaaaaatccctgataGTAAACCCAAAGCAAACCTCAAATCTAAAACCACCCCTGCAAGCCAAAACTCGATTCTTTGGCTGTCAGACACTGCCCATCCCAGCTTCTACTTGCTGGTATTAATGGCTCAACACCCCCGAGGGAAGATATATGGGTCACCTTCCCTGGCCCTACCTGGGCTCCCATCCCCCAACTCATGTGCCATGGCTAGGCGGGTGCTGCAGGTCCTGACCTGAGAAGATGGGGTGAAGTAGTGGGTGAAGGTGGAGGGCGGTGGCAGCTGCTGCAGCAGGCCGcggagcaagcagggtagggtaGAGGGCAGCGTGTGGGACAGGATGGAAGGTGAAGGGCCCAGGATGAATGGCTGAGGCGGGAATGATGTGGATGGGATGGCTAGCGAGAAAGGTGGCCGGGTGGCCAGGGATGATTGAGTGAGTGAGGTGGGACAAGGAAATGGGGGTCAGGTGGGGCTGGGGAATATGATGCACTTGGGCGAGCGGCTGGGGATGAGGGTGGGGGTGAATTCCGATGGCGGCGGCAGCTGCCGCTGCATGATGTTGCAGGATGGCATGCTGAACAGTTGTGATTGAGGTGGCAGAGGCTGTGGCTGGCTGCTGAATGTGGATAGGCTGCAGGGCTGGAGTGGCTGGGGCCAGGGCAGCCGAGGCTGGAAAGGCCTTTACTTGCTTGGCTAGAAGCTGCTGCTGGATGTGCTGTTGTGCGGCCTGCTGGAGCTTGCTGTACTTCTCCATCTCCTCAGGGGTGAAGGTGATGGGCTGGCTCTCTAGGGGGGCCAGGGAAGCATCCTCAGCCCCGTCAGCTGACTCAATACTAGGATCCCCACTGGGAGGTGCATAACTGGGGAAGTGCTCAAGGTCTGGCGCTATAGGCAGCAAGCTGGATTCCACAGGGCCTGGCTGACTGCCACTATCCAAGGACTCTAGGGTGTCCCCATCGCTGGGGTCAGGGAGGTAGTTATGGGAGATGGTGGGGTCCCCAGGATAGCAGTCTGAGTGCACTGGGGTGCCTAGTGGAGCAACAGGGTGATCAGCAGTAACTTCTTCAGACTTTGGCTCTTCTGGGGGTGGGTCTGATAAGGGGCCAGCTGTTTCCTCTGAGGGGAACTGATGTCCAAATGGGGCATCACTACTCCCTGGAGGCCCTTCTTCTGTCTCTGACTGTTCTTGCTCTTCCCCCCTTTCTAAGCCAGACTCTTCACATTTCTTGCTGTTCGGCTTTCGGGTAGCTGGGAGCTTCCCTATCAATGGAAGAACAGGCTTATTGCCAAGAGATGGGGGGAGCTTGGGCCCAAAATAACCTTGTGGGGGGTCCTTGAGCTTGAGCCCAGCTTTAGCAGGGGTGGCCAGCACCTCCTCACTCACACTGGGTTTCTTCTCCACTTTCCTTGACTGAATCTTCTCCAGGAGCAGTTTGGCAGTAACGGAGTTCTTGTCTTCGGGGCTGCAGTCACCTTCCGACCCCCTTCCGGCACCAATGTTGCTGTTCTGGGAGGGCAGGCCTGTCCCTTTACCATCGTCTCCTCTGCTGTCATCTTTCTTCCCAGGACCTTCTCCCCGGCCTGGTCGGAAATAGTGGGGAGACTGGGAGCGGTAGATTTTAGAGCGGATGAAGTCTCGACGACCAGAACGCCTCTCCTCAGGGCTTTCGTGACCCCATGATCCCTTCCTGGAACCTGATCGCTGGGAAGGGCTCCTGGTGCTGCGGCTGCGGTCACGGCTATAGCTTCGGCTCCGCTGCCAGCTGTGGGCCGTGGTGCTGCGGCTTCTCCGTTTGCTCCGGCTGCGACTACAGCTGCTGCTGCGGCTGCGGCCCCGGGACCTTGAGCGCTCCCTGGTATGACTCCGAGACCGGCTTCGGGACTGGCTGCAACTGAGGCTATAGTCGTCATCAGAAGAGGAGTACTTGTGCCGTTTGGACCGGTGTTTGGAGCTGGCATAGTCCGAGTCGTCAGAGTCATGGGAGCGCTTGGAGTGCCTTCGAGATCGGTCACTATAGTCACTGTAGCTGTCATCAGAGTAACTGCGCTGTCTGCTGTAGCAGCTCTGGTCTGAAGAAGCATCGGAGCTACTTGAGTAAGAACGCCGGGAGGAACGGTGTGAGGAATGGCGCCGGCCCGACCGGGAACGGCTCCGGGAATGCTCACTGCCTgagtcttcctcctcttcctcctcctcactgtACTGGGACGGAGACTTCTGGTGTAGCCGGTGTGACGAAGCATCGTCACTATCTTCATCTCCACTACTGGGTCGACTTCGATGGCTGGACCGGCTGCTCCGTTTGGCGCCAGCTCTTCGCTGGCAGGATGAAGTTAGAGGCTCACCTTTGTGTTTCTTCCCACCATGATCCTGGGAGCTGCCACCACCTCCACCTTCGTCCTTCTTGCCGCTGCTCCCTTCTTCAGCTGGGAGGGATCTCCGCTGGGAGTCATCTTGAGCTCGCCGCCGTCGTCTTGGTGGTGCAGGGCTACCACTCCCAGGGGGTTCTGGTTTGGGTCCCCGTTCAGAATCCGCGGGGGCCGATGACTTGTTCTTCTTTCGTTTTCGTTTCTTGCGCTTCTTAGACTTCTCCCCAGACTCTGTCTTAGAGCTTTTCTCTTCCGGGTCAGCCTTATGTTTCCGTTTGTGTTTGCTGGattttttgtgcttctttttctttttgtgtcggTGGGACTTCCCAGATCGTTCTTTCTTGCTAGGAaggcttctccctgtgtcctctgtctctgacccatGGCTGCCTCCAGGTTCTTGCTTGTTCAGACTGCTACAGGCAGACCCAGAAGCAGGTGCATCCATTCTGCCTCCTGAGGAATGTTCTACATTCTCTCCACcctctttgcttttatttggCTCACCAGCATCAAGGCCCTGGAGATGGTCCTTTGAGGAGCCTCCTATGTCCTTTGGTTTTTCGGTCCCTTTAGCTCTGGCATCTTTGTTCCTTGAAAGTTTAAAGTCAAAGTATAAAGGGTTACAACTGTATGAAATGGAGGGTTCTGCCTTGGTAAAAATTAAGAGTTCCGATGGCCACTGGAGGGCAGTGCTTTCATCTTTGCTCAAAACTGGAAAGAAGGGACCAGTAGGATGTTTGGGTCCCTCCTGGCTTTCTTTCCCTGCTGGGGTGATCTGAGAGGTTTCTTTAGAGGGGTCAGACTCACATATTTGATTCTCTGAAGCCTTCTGACATGGACTCTCTAAACTCTGCTCACTTACATCCCCTCCTGAGGTCTTCTTTGTCTCAGCTttgcttccaggctctgagggctCTGCGGCACTGGTTTCTGTCTGTTGCTCCAAGACTTCATCAACTGTCTTTTCTGCTCCTTGGCTTGCTATCACCTTGATACAGCCTTTAGGCTTGGGAGAACTGCTTTTTTTGCTCTCTAGGGCATTCTTTGGGTGCATACTATTATCACCTTCCATCTGTTCACTGGCTCTCATAAAGAGTAGGAAGGGGAAATTTGGTTTTACTTTGCAGTGTGCTGGGGGAATGTAGTGGTAATACTCTGGCTCTGCAGCCCCAGCTCCTTCTTCTCGCTTCATTCTTTTCAACTTAGATAATGTTGAGGCTAGGGACCCTCCATCCTGAGGGTCTTCATCCTCTTTTTTACCATCAAGATTACTGCTACCATCAGATTCTCCCATCTTCTGCAATCCTTGGTCAGAACCTTTCTCATCAGCTTTGGCTCCATCTTCAGAGGGTCCTTCCTCTGCGTGGTCCTTGAACACTGACGCTATTGATTCGAGTTTGACAGGAGCCTTCTTGGCAAAGGAAAATGACACTCCCAATTTCTGCAGTGGAGTTCCTGGATTATTCTTAATGCCAAAGCTGATGCCTTGGGAGGCTAACCCAGGAGCCTGTGCCAGTCCAGAGGTATTAGTGCTTTGTATTGCAGTGAAAGGGCCTCCTTTATCTGTGGAGAATTCAGATCCCAGGCCACAAGTGGCTGTGGCACTTGTGCCACTGTTTGTAGCTGACTCATCTTTATCATCATCTCCGCCTTCTTCATCTACAGCCACTGTGGTTGGTCTGAACATGGGACCGCTTCCAGGTGCACTGCACAAGggtttagaaaaataacaaaaaaggtTAGCGGTATACACTTCATACTTCTTATATAACACTTCTCTCTCACGTTCCACCGTTCATTGCAGGTTGGACCCGAAGACACTGAGTGGCGGTCATTTCCTAGCCCTGTGCCAAAAAGAGATACTTGCTCAGTGGGTTTAGGCAAAGTCTCATACTGTTAGCATACTAATTAGCTGTACTCCCAGGGCCAGCCAGTTAATACTATTTCTTCCTAAGCTGtccagaatttaaaaagtaaagctttATTACACAATTCAAATAGTCTGTCATTACCACCTGGTACAG from Panthera leo isolate Ple1 chromosome E1, P.leo_Ple1_pat1.1, whole genome shotgun sequence carries:
- the GPATCH8 gene encoding G patch domain-containing protein 8 isoform X2 gives rise to the protein MGMGRMEMELDYAEDATERRRVLEVEKEDTEELRQKYKDYVDKEKAIAKALEDLRANFYCELCDKQYQKHQEFDNHINSYDHAHKQRLKDLKQREFARNVSSRSRKDEKKQEKALRRLHELAEQRKQAECAPGSGPMFRPTTVAVDEEGGDDDKDESATNSGTSATATCGLGSEFSTDKGGPFTAIQSTNTSGLAQAPGLASQGISFGIKNNPGTPLQKLGVSFSFAKKAPVKLESIASVFKDHAEEGPSEDGAKADEKGSDQGLQKMGESDGSSNLDGKKEDEDPQDGGSLASTLSKLKRMKREEGAGAAEPEYYHYIPPAHCKVKPNFPFLLFMRASEQMEGDNSMHPKNALESKKSSSPKPKGCIKVIASQGAEKTVDEVLEQQTETSAAEPSEPGSKAETKKTSGGDVSEQSLESPCQKASENQICESDPSKETSQITPAGKESQEGPKHPTGPFFPVLSKDESTALQWPSELLIFTKAEPSISYSCNPLYFDFKLSRNKDARAKGTEKPKDIGGSSKDHLQGLDAGEPNKSKEGGENVEHSSGGRMDAPASGSACSSLNKQEPGGSHGSETEDTGRSLPSKKERSGKSHRHKKKKKHKKSSKHKRKHKADPEEKSSKTESGEKSKKRKKRKRKKNKSSAPADSERGPKPEPPGSGSPAPPRRRRRAQDDSQRRSLPAEEGSSGKKDEGGGGGSSQDHGGKKHKGEPLTSSCQRRAGAKRSSRSSHRSRPSSGDEDSDDASSHRLHQKSPSQYSEEEEEEEDSGSEHSRSRSRSGRRHSSHRSSRRSYSSSSDASSDQSCYSRQRSYSDDSYSDYSDRSRRHSKRSHDSDDSDYASSKHRSKRHKYSSSDDDYSLSCSQSRSRSRSHTRERSRSRGRSRSSSCSRSRSKRRSRSTTAHSWQRSRSYSRDRSRSTRSPSQRSGSRKGSWGHESPEERRSGRRDFIRSKIYRSQSPHYFRPGRGEGPGKKDDSRGDDGKGTGLPSQNSNIGAGRGSEGDCSPEDKNSVTAKLLLEKIQSRKVEKKPSVSEEVLATPAKAGLKLKDPPQGYFGPKLPPSLGNKPVLPLIGKLPATRKPNSKKCEESGLERGEEQEQSETEEGPPGSSDAPFGHQFPSEETAGPLSDPPPEEPKSEEVTADHPVAPLGTPVHSDCYPGDPTISHNYLPDPSDGDTLESLDSGSQPGPVESSLLPIAPDLEHFPSYAPPSGDPSIESADGAEDASLAPLESQPITFTPEEMEKYSKLQQAAQQHIQQQLLAKQVKAFPASAALAPATPALQPIHIQQPATASATSITTVQHAILQHHAAAAAAAIGIHPHPHPQPLAQVHHIPQPHLTPISLSHLTHSIIPGHPATFLASHPIHIIPASAIHPGPFTFHPVPHAALYPTLLAPRPAAAAATALHLHPLLHPIFSGQDLQHPPSHGT
- the GPATCH8 gene encoding G patch domain-containing protein 8 isoform X1; protein product: MADRFSRFNEDRDFQGNHFDQYEEGHLEIEQASLDKPIESDNIGHRLLQKHGWKLGQGLGKSLQGRTDPIPIVVKYDVMGMGRMEMELDYAEDATERRRVLEVEKEDTEELRQKYKDYVDKEKAIAKALEDLRANFYCELCDKQYQKHQEFDNHINSYDHAHKQRLKDLKQREFARNVSSRSRKDEKKQEKALRRLHELAEQRKQAECAPGSGPMFRPTTVAVDEEGGDDDKDESATNSGTSATATCGLGSEFSTDKGGPFTAIQSTNTSGLAQAPGLASQGISFGIKNNPGTPLQKLGVSFSFAKKAPVKLESIASVFKDHAEEGPSEDGAKADEKGSDQGLQKMGESDGSSNLDGKKEDEDPQDGGSLASTLSKLKRMKREEGAGAAEPEYYHYIPPAHCKVKPNFPFLLFMRASEQMEGDNSMHPKNALESKKSSSPKPKGCIKVIASQGAEKTVDEVLEQQTETSAAEPSEPGSKAETKKTSGGDVSEQSLESPCQKASENQICESDPSKETSQITPAGKESQEGPKHPTGPFFPVLSKDESTALQWPSELLIFTKAEPSISYSCNPLYFDFKLSRNKDARAKGTEKPKDIGGSSKDHLQGLDAGEPNKSKEGGENVEHSSGGRMDAPASGSACSSLNKQEPGGSHGSETEDTGRSLPSKKERSGKSHRHKKKKKHKKSSKHKRKHKADPEEKSSKTESGEKSKKRKKRKRKKNKSSAPADSERGPKPEPPGSGSPAPPRRRRRAQDDSQRRSLPAEEGSSGKKDEGGGGGSSQDHGGKKHKGEPLTSSCQRRAGAKRSSRSSHRSRPSSGDEDSDDASSHRLHQKSPSQYSEEEEEEEDSGSEHSRSRSRSGRRHSSHRSSRRSYSSSSDASSDQSCYSRQRSYSDDSYSDYSDRSRRHSKRSHDSDDSDYASSKHRSKRHKYSSSDDDYSLSCSQSRSRSRSHTRERSRSRGRSRSSSCSRSRSKRRSRSTTAHSWQRSRSYSRDRSRSTRSPSQRSGSRKGSWGHESPEERRSGRRDFIRSKIYRSQSPHYFRPGRGEGPGKKDDSRGDDGKGTGLPSQNSNIGAGRGSEGDCSPEDKNSVTAKLLLEKIQSRKVEKKPSVSEEVLATPAKAGLKLKDPPQGYFGPKLPPSLGNKPVLPLIGKLPATRKPNSKKCEESGLERGEEQEQSETEEGPPGSSDAPFGHQFPSEETAGPLSDPPPEEPKSEEVTADHPVAPLGTPVHSDCYPGDPTISHNYLPDPSDGDTLESLDSGSQPGPVESSLLPIAPDLEHFPSYAPPSGDPSIESADGAEDASLAPLESQPITFTPEEMEKYSKLQQAAQQHIQQQLLAKQVKAFPASAALAPATPALQPIHIQQPATASATSITTVQHAILQHHAAAAAAAIGIHPHPHPQPLAQVHHIPQPHLTPISLSHLTHSIIPGHPATFLASHPIHIIPASAIHPGPFTFHPVPHAALYPTLLAPRPAAAAATALHLHPLLHPIFSGQDLQHPPSHGT